A single genomic interval of Halobacillus halophilus DSM 2266 harbors:
- a CDS encoding GerAB/ArcD/ProY family transporter — translation MRSGEISYLQLLFLVMMSSGFYNHVILTPPILNVARRDAWISASMTSISFFVVLLIIYIIHKLTKDRPLLQYLEEGFGKAGKWLFMIPLLAYLLLSGFITYFDTIMWTKVSYLQSTPKIFLAVLTLGVVLLVLKEGIQTLAISAGVLLPFVVLFGIFVAVANMQNKDYSLLFPVMAEGWGPVWKGFIVGSSGAIDLILILCIQHQVKKKMAFWKYLIFGALLLNLFVSPITGAIAMFGPEHGAELRYPAYEQWRMVSIGAYITHVDYLTIYQWLSGAVIRIALILYLLPSLFTIKKIKAKRWIQLSYAVILVLSLYTPLSDMQFYYLLKKYVLPGFVYGMGVYLFLLLGAIVWIYRRRTS, via the coding sequence ATGAGATCTGGAGAAATTAGTTATTTACAATTGCTCTTTTTAGTCATGATGTCTTCTGGGTTTTATAATCACGTTATTTTGACACCGCCCATTTTGAATGTAGCGAGAAGAGATGCATGGATTTCTGCATCCATGACTTCGATATCCTTTTTTGTTGTTCTTTTAATCATTTACATCATTCATAAACTGACGAAAGACCGTCCTCTCCTTCAATACTTAGAGGAGGGATTCGGTAAAGCGGGTAAGTGGCTATTTATGATCCCGCTCCTGGCTTATTTACTGCTAAGTGGGTTTATCACGTATTTCGACACGATTATGTGGACGAAAGTATCTTATTTACAGAGCACTCCTAAAATCTTTTTAGCTGTTCTAACATTAGGTGTCGTTTTATTAGTGCTGAAAGAAGGGATTCAGACTTTAGCAATTTCAGCTGGAGTGCTGCTGCCTTTCGTCGTTCTATTTGGCATATTTGTAGCGGTGGCCAATATGCAGAATAAAGATTACTCTTTACTATTTCCAGTGATGGCTGAAGGATGGGGGCCAGTATGGAAGGGGTTTATCGTAGGCAGCAGCGGTGCTATCGACTTGATTCTTATTTTGTGTATTCAACATCAAGTGAAAAAGAAAATGGCGTTCTGGAAGTATTTAATTTTTGGAGCCTTGCTTCTAAATCTTTTTGTATCCCCGATTACCGGGGCTATCGCTATGTTTGGACCAGAGCACGGAGCTGAACTGAGGTATCCGGCATACGAACAATGGAGGATGGTATCCATAGGTGCTTATATTACGCATGTGGATTACTTAACGATCTATCAGTGGCTCTCTGGTGCGGTGATAAGAATAGCTCTTATCCTATATCTTCTTCCTTCTCTTTTTACAATTAAAAAAATAAAGGCGAAAAGATGGATTCAATTAAGTTATGCGGTTATTTTAGTCCTCAGTTTATATACACCTTTATCCGATATGCAATTCTATTATTTATTGAAAAAGTATGTATTGCCCGGTTTTGTTTATGGAATGGGGGTATATCTGTTCCTATTACTTGGAGCCATAGTATGGATTTATAGGAGGCGGACATCTTGA